The following proteins come from a genomic window of Mariniflexile sp. TRM1-10:
- the rimP gene encoding ribosome assembly cofactor RimP, translating into MFKTNVKNLLDAALIERPDLFLIDFSIQGDNHINIVVDGDHGVLVEDCMFISRAIEHSLDREEHDFSLEVMSAGAASPLINKRQYSKNLKRELTVRTASETFEGVLAKATDTNITLEWKVREPKPVGKGKVTVKKQADIAYEDIVEAKVMIKF; encoded by the coding sequence ATGTTTAAAACTAACGTTAAAAATTTATTAGACGCTGCGTTAATAGAACGACCAGATTTGTTTTTAATTGATTTCTCAATTCAAGGAGATAATCATATTAATATTGTTGTTGATGGCGATCATGGCGTTTTAGTTGAAGATTGCATGTTTATTAGCAGAGCTATTGAGCATAGTTTGGATAGAGAAGAACATGATTTTTCTTTAGAAGTGATGTCGGCCGGAGCTGCATCACCCTTAATAAATAAAAGACAATATAGTAAGAATTTGAAAAGAGAGCTAACGGTAAGAACCGCTTCAGAAACGTTTGAAGGCGTACTTGCAAAAGCAACCGATACAAATATTACATTAGAGTGGAAAGTTAGAGAACCAAAGCCAGTAGGTAAAGGGAAGGTAACAGTAAAGAAGCAAGCGGATATCGCTTACGAAGATATTGTAGAAGCAAAAGTTATGATTAAATTTTAA
- the nusA gene encoding transcription termination factor NusA, whose protein sequence is MENIALIESFSEFKDDKLIDRVTLMAILEDVFRSALKKKYGDDDNFDIIVNPDKGDLEIWRNRVVVADGEVEEPNQEISLSEARKIEPDFEVGEEVSEEVKLIHLGRRAILALRQNLISKIHEHDNTIVFKQFKDLIGEIYTAEVHHIRHRAVILLDDEGNEIVLPKEKQIPSDFFRKGDNVRGVVDSVELKGAKPTIIMSRTSPAFLEKLFEQEIPEVFDGLITIKNVVRIPGEKAKVAVDSYDDRIDPVGACVGMKGSRIHGIVRELGNENIDVINYTNNLQLYITRALSPARVTSIKINEETKRAEVILKPEEVSKAIGRGGHNIRLAGQLTGYEIDVFREGAEEDVELREFSDEIEGWIIEEFSKAGLDTAKSILEQDVNDLVKRTDLEEETIKDVIRILREEFEE, encoded by the coding sequence ATGGAGAATATCGCGTTAATTGAATCTTTTTCAGAATTCAAAGACGATAAGCTAATTGACAGAGTAACGTTAATGGCGATTTTAGAGGATGTATTTAGAAGTGCCTTAAAAAAGAAGTATGGCGACGACGATAATTTCGACATTATTGTAAACCCCGATAAAGGGGATTTGGAAATTTGGAGAAACAGAGTTGTTGTTGCAGATGGTGAGGTTGAGGAACCTAACCAAGAAATTTCCTTGTCGGAAGCGCGTAAAATCGAACCGGATTTTGAAGTAGGAGAAGAAGTATCTGAAGAAGTAAAACTTATTCACTTAGGAAGACGTGCTATTTTAGCATTACGTCAAAACCTTATTTCTAAAATTCATGAGCACGATAACACCATCGTTTTTAAGCAATTTAAAGATTTAATTGGCGAAATTTACACAGCTGAGGTACATCATATTCGTCACAGAGCTGTTATTTTGTTGGATGATGAAGGTAACGAAATTGTGCTTCCTAAAGAAAAACAAATACCATCAGATTTCTTTAGAAAAGGAGATAATGTAAGAGGTGTTGTTGATAGCGTCGAGTTAAAAGGCGCTAAACCAACCATCATCATGTCTAGAACGTCTCCTGCTTTCTTAGAAAAGCTTTTCGAACAAGAAATACCAGAGGTTTTTGATGGTTTAATCACTATTAAAAATGTCGTTAGAATACCTGGTGAAAAAGCAAAAGTAGCGGTAGATTCGTATGATGATAGAATTGATCCTGTTGGGGCATGTGTTGGTATGAAAGGTTCAAGAATTCATGGGATTGTACGTGAATTGGGTAACGAAAATATTGATGTAATTAATTATACAAATAATTTACAATTATACATAACAAGAGCGTTAAGTCCAGCTAGGGTTACTTCAATAAAAATTAACGAAGAGACAAAACGTGCTGAGGTTATTTTAAAACCAGAAGAAGTAAGTAAAGCCATTGGTAGAGGTGGTCATAACATTCGTTTGGCGGGTCAATTAACTGGTTATGAAATAGATGTATTTAGAGAAGGTGCAGAAGAAGATGTAGAGTTAAGAGAATTCTCTGACGAAATAGAAGGATGGATTATTGAAGAGTTTAGTAAAGCTGGATTGGATACTGCAAAAAGTATTTTAGAGCAAGATGTAAACGATTTAGTGAAAAGAACAGATTTAGAAGAAGAAACAATTAAAGACGTTATTAGAATTCTTAGGGAAGAATTTGAAGAATAA
- the infB gene encoding translation initiation factor IF-2, translating to MADTIRLNKVLRELNISIDRAVDFLESKGVDIEKSPNTKISEEVHVILSNEFQTDANKKVASKEVGEAKLKEKEVLREQREREIEEKQKESARKEEIIKASKTLSGPKQVGKIDLDPKKPEETPVAPKQEEKAVEVPKEEVIEKPVEKEPVKEEVKPQVPDEAKKEVKPETSKPKEEATPEPKKDVEPKKQITNSEGELITEERVKTKYQVLSGPKIAGDKIDLSQFNKPKKKKEEKKADAKPGDAGASANKKKRRRISKVGGPQQGGDNRGGDASKPGNDRFKGNKPGQARRPIVKEDPSEEDVKKQVRETLEKLQGKSSKGKGAKYRRDKRDQHRDQTERNLEQEAAESKILKVTEFVTASEVATMMDVPVTQIISACMSLGMMVTMNQRLDAETLSIVAEEFGYEVEFVTADIEESIEVFEDSEEDLKPRAPIVTVMGHVDHGKTSLLDYIRKENVIAGESGGITQHIGAYGVELDNGQKIAFLDTPGHEAFTAMRARGAQVTDIAIIVAAADDDIMPQTKEAIAHAQAAGVPIVFAINKIDKPAANPEKIKEGLAQMNLLVEDWGGKIQSHDISAKVGTGVKELLEKVLLEAELLELRANPNRPALGTVVEAFLDKGRGYVATILVQAGTLRVGDYVLAGKNSGKVKAMQDERGNSVTAAGPSTPVSILGLDGAPQAGDKFNVFEDEREAKQIASKRAQLQREQSVRTQRHITLDEIGRRIALGDFQELNIILKGDVDGSVEALTDSFQKLSTEEIQVNILHKGVGAITESDVLLASASDAIIIGFNVRPVGNARSIADKEEIDIRTYSIIYDAINDLKDAMEGMLSPEFKEEITGTAEIREIFKVTKIGSIAGCMVTNGKILRNSKIRLIRDGVVVFTGELASLKRFKDDVKEVTKGFDCGIQIKNYNDIQEGDIIEGFHEVEVKKKLK from the coding sequence ATGGCTGACACAATTAGATTAAATAAAGTATTACGGGAACTCAATATTTCTATTGACCGCGCAGTTGATTTTTTAGAATCAAAAGGGGTTGATATTGAAAAAAGTCCGAATACTAAAATTTCAGAAGAAGTACATGTAATTCTTTCAAACGAATTTCAAACAGATGCTAATAAAAAAGTAGCATCTAAAGAAGTTGGTGAAGCCAAATTGAAAGAAAAAGAGGTGCTACGTGAGCAAAGAGAACGTGAAATTGAAGAAAAGCAAAAAGAATCAGCCAGAAAAGAAGAAATAATAAAAGCCTCTAAAACACTTTCTGGACCAAAGCAGGTGGGGAAAATTGATTTAGATCCTAAAAAGCCTGAAGAAACCCCTGTTGCTCCAAAGCAAGAGGAGAAAGCGGTTGAGGTTCCTAAAGAAGAGGTTATAGAAAAACCTGTTGAAAAAGAACCTGTAAAGGAAGAAGTAAAGCCTCAAGTTCCTGATGAGGCAAAGAAAGAAGTTAAACCAGAAACTTCTAAACCTAAAGAGGAAGCAACACCAGAACCTAAAAAGGATGTTGAACCTAAAAAACAGATAACCAATTCTGAAGGTGAATTAATTACTGAAGAAAGGGTAAAAACCAAATACCAAGTACTTAGCGGTCCTAAAATAGCAGGTGATAAAATTGACTTATCTCAGTTTAATAAGCCTAAGAAAAAGAAAGAAGAAAAGAAAGCCGACGCAAAACCTGGTGATGCTGGAGCTTCAGCTAATAAGAAAAAGCGAAGACGTATCAGTAAAGTTGGAGGTCCGCAACAAGGTGGTGACAACAGAGGTGGCGATGCTAGCAAACCAGGTAACGACCGTTTTAAAGGTAATAAACCAGGACAAGCAAGACGCCCTATTGTTAAAGAAGATCCTAGTGAAGAAGATGTTAAAAAACAAGTCCGTGAGACTTTAGAAAAGCTTCAAGGAAAATCTTCTAAAGGAAAAGGTGCTAAATATAGAAGAGACAAAAGAGATCAACATAGAGATCAAACAGAAAGAAATTTAGAGCAAGAAGCAGCAGAAAGTAAAATTCTTAAGGTTACTGAGTTTGTTACGGCAAGCGAAGTGGCAACCATGATGGATGTACCAGTTACCCAAATTATTTCAGCGTGTATGTCACTTGGAATGATGGTAACCATGAATCAGCGTTTAGATGCTGAAACACTCTCAATTGTAGCAGAAGAATTTGGATATGAAGTAGAATTTGTAACCGCAGATATTGAAGAGTCCATTGAGGTTTTTGAAGATAGCGAAGAAGATTTAAAACCAAGAGCACCCATTGTAACCGTAATGGGTCACGTAGATCACGGTAAAACATCACTTTTGGATTATATCCGTAAAGAAAATGTAATTGCAGGAGAATCTGGTGGTATTACACAACATATTGGAGCCTATGGTGTTGAATTGGATAACGGACAAAAAATAGCCTTCTTAGATACACCGGGTCACGAAGCGTTTACAGCGATGCGTGCTCGTGGTGCACAAGTAACTGATATTGCCATTATTGTAGCAGCGGCAGATGATGATATCATGCCACAAACAAAAGAAGCTATTGCGCATGCACAAGCAGCAGGAGTTCCTATTGTTTTCGCCATAAATAAAATTGATAAACCAGCTGCAAATCCTGAAAAAATTAAAGAAGGATTAGCACAAATGAATTTGTTGGTAGAAGATTGGGGAGGAAAAATCCAATCGCACGATATTTCTGCAAAGGTTGGAACAGGTGTCAAAGAATTATTGGAAAAAGTATTGCTTGAAGCTGAATTATTAGAGCTAAGAGCAAACCCAAATAGACCAGCTTTAGGTACTGTTGTAGAAGCCTTTTTAGACAAAGGACGTGGTTATGTGGCAACTATTTTAGTGCAAGCAGGAACACTTAGAGTGGGAGATTATGTATTGGCAGGAAAAAATAGTGGTAAAGTAAAAGCCATGCAGGACGAACGCGGTAATAGCGTAACAGCTGCAGGACCTTCAACACCAGTGTCTATATTAGGTTTAGATGGTGCACCACAAGCGGGTGATAAATTTAATGTATTTGAAGATGAACGCGAAGCAAAACAAATTGCTTCAAAACGCGCACAATTACAACGCGAGCAATCGGTGAGAACACAACGTCATATTACCTTAGATGAAATTGGTCGTCGTATTGCATTAGGTGATTTCCAAGAATTGAATATCATTCTTAAAGGTGATGTGGATGGTTCTGTGGAAGCATTAACCGATTCATTCCAGAAACTATCAACTGAAGAAATTCAAGTGAATATTTTACATAAAGGTGTTGGAGCCATTACAGAAAGTGATGTGTTATTAGCATCTGCTTCCGATGCCATTATTATTGGATTTAATGTGCGTCCTGTTGGAAATGCAAGAAGCATTGCCGATAAAGAAGAAATTGATATCAGAACATACTCTATTATATACGATGCCATCAACGATCTTAAAGATGCAATGGAAGGTATGTTATCTCCGGAATTTAAAGAAGAGATTACAGGTACAGCAGAAATCAGGGAAATATTTAAAGTTACTAAAATTGGTAGCATTGCTGGTTGTATGGTAACTAACGGAAAAATCCTAAGAAATTCCAAAATCAGATTAATTAGAGATGGGGTTGTGGTGTTTACTGGAGAATTAGCGTCATTAAAACGATTTAAAGATGATGTTAAAGAAGTAACCAAAGGTTTTGATTGTGGTATACAAATTAAAAACTACAACGACATTCAGGAAGGTGATATTATAGAAGGGTTCCATGAAGTTGAGGTTAAAAAGAAACTTAAATAA
- a CDS encoding SPOR domain-containing protein yields the protein MKLLNLKISALSVLAFITASNYCLAQQGTVVVNQDKKITTLLEVKKEMNKNESGSDRYKIQIYSGNHRPSAEASQREFNSNFSDWKASIEYETPNFKIWAGNYRTRLEADRALKKIKSKFPNAFIFKPKK from the coding sequence ATTAGCGCTTTAAGTGTTTTAGCTTTTATTACGGCTTCAAACTATTGTTTGGCACAACAAGGAACCGTTGTTGTAAATCAGGACAAAAAAATAACCACTTTACTAGAGGTTAAAAAGGAAATGAATAAAAACGAGAGCGGTTCTGACAGATATAAAATACAGATATACTCTGGAAATCATCGTCCTAGTGCCGAGGCTTCGCAAAGAGAATTTAACTCAAATTTTTCTGATTGGAAAGCTTCTATTGAATACGAAACACCAAATTTTAAAATTTGGGCAGGCAATTATAGGACGCGTTTGGAAGCCGATAGAGCCTTGAAAAAAATTAAAAGTAAATTTCCAAATGCCTTTATTTTTAAGCCTAAGAAATAA